The genomic region GTAGTCAGGTTCGGTAATGCCGGTGGCTTCCTGCATCACCTTCGAGGTCAGACCAATCTTGCGGCCCACGAGCCTACCGCCCGCCTCAATTTTGCGCTGGACCCATTGGCCCTGGACCGCGTAGGAATCTTCCACGGTCATATCCGGGTAGGTCGCGGTCAGCCGCGGAATCATGGTGCGGTTATTCTCGGCGTCATGCAGCTGTTCTGCGATATCTTCTAACTGCTTGTCAGAAAGCATAATCAGGTTTCTCCTGGTAGGTAGAAAGGGGACAAGCCCAAGCGAGATACCCGCCTGGGCTTTTCGATGTCGCTGCGGGCTTAAAGCTGGTGACCCAACTTGTACTCGCCCTGCTTCCACTCGGGCAGTTCTTCTTCGTCTTCTGGTCGAGTGTAGGAGAAACCATCGGCGCCGATGGTCTTTTCCATTTCGGATGCATCCGAGCGCTCTACTAATGGCTGGATATTGCCATCGAGGTCCAGAACGCGGGAGCCGTCGGTGTACCAGGAAGGTACAACTGGGGTTCCCCACCAGTCACGACGCTGGTTGTCGTGAACGTCCCAGTGCACGGCTGGGTTGTCTGGGTCGCCGGTGTAGTAGTCCTGGGTGTAGACCTCCACGCGGTGTCCGTCTGGATCGCGCAGGTAGAGGTAGTAAGCGTTGGATACGCCGTGGCGGCCTGGGCCGCGCTCGATGGCATCCGACTTGCGCAGTGCACCGAGCTTGTCGCAGATAGCGATGATGTTGTGCTTTTCGTGCGTTGCGAAAGCGATGTGGTGCATACGTGGACCATTGCCACCGGTCATTGCGGTGTCATGCACGGTTGGCTTGCGGCGCATCCACGCAGCGTAGACGGTTCCTTCGGAATCCCGGATGTCTTCGGTAACGCGGAAGCCCAGGTCTTCCATGTAGTCGACGGCCTTTGGCACATCAGGAGTGATCTGGTTGAAGTGGTCCAAGCGCACCAGGGCACCTGGGATGTGGGCATCGTACGCCCATGCGAGGCGCTCACGGTGCTCAACGTCGTAGAAGAACTCGTATGGGAAGCCCATGGGATCGACCACGCGCACGGAGTCACCAATGCCGCGGGTGAAGCCTTCTGGGTTACGGCGAACTTCGCAGCCACGTGCTTCGTAGAAAGCAACAGCCTTGTCCAGATCCTCAGGGGAGCGAACGCGGTAAGAAAATGCTGCTACCGCTGGGGTCTCACCCTTGCGCAGGACTAGGTTGTGGTGGATGAACTCTTCGTAGGTACGAAGGTAGAGCGCTTCCTCATCTTCGTGGGTGACGACGAGGCCGAGGGTATCAACGTAGAACTCGCGAGACTTGGCAAGGTCAGTGACGATGATTTCCATGTATGCACAGCGCAGAATATCTGGGGCCTGTACTTCAGTCATGATGACTCCTTGGGATTAAAAAAGGGGAGAGGTGAAAGGAGAAGGGTTAAATTAGTCAGTCTGCTTGCCGAAGACTGGGTTATGTACTTCGCCGAGGTTGATGTGAACAGCCTGCTGGTCGGTGTAGAAGTCAATGGAGCGGTAGCCACCCTCATGGCCAAGACCGGATGCCTTCACGCCACCGAATGGGGTACGCAGGTCACGTACGTTATTGGAGTTCAACCAGACCATGCCCGCTTCCACGTTTTGTGCGAAGTTGTGGGAACGCTTCAGATCCGAAGTCCAGATGTACGCAGCCAGGCCGTACTTGGTGTTATTAGCCAGCTCCAGCGCTTCTTCATCGGTGTCGAATGGGGTAATTGCTACGACAGGGCCGAAGATTTCTTCCTGGAAGATGCGTGCTTCTGGGTCCACGTCAACGAAGACAGTGGGCTGGACGAAGTTGCCCTCTGGGAACTCTTCCGGACGCTCGCCGCCAGCAACCAGCTTGGCTTCTTGCTTACCAATCTCGATGTAGGAGGTGACCTTTTCGTAGTGCTCTGGGTGAACCAGTGCGCCGACCTCGGTCTTCGGATCGGAAGGCAGACCAACCTTGACGCGCTTTGCCTGCGCTGCGTAGCGCTCGACGAACTCGTCGTAGATGCCGCGCTGAACCAGGATGCGTGCGCCAGCGGTGCAACGCTCACCGTTAAGGGAGAAGACACCGAAGATGGTGGCATCGATAGCTGCTTCTAGGTCAGCGTCATCGAAGACAACCGCTGGGGACTTGCCGCCCAATTCCATGGACAGGCCCTTGAGGTAAGGAGCTGCGTTGCCGAAAATGATCTGGCCGGTGCGGGATTCACCGGTAAAGGAAATCAGTGGGACCTCTGGGTGCTTAACCAGGGAGTCACCAGCGTAGCCTTCTTCACCGTAGCCATTGACCAGGTTGAATACGCCCTTTGGCAGGCCTGCTTCTTCGAAGATGCCAGCCCACAGCTGTGCCGACAGTGGGGTAAATTCTGCTGGCTTCAGCACGACCGAGTTACCGGTAGCAATAGCTGGCGCCAGCTTCCAGGACTCAAGCATGAATGGGGTATTCCATGGCGTAATCAGACCAGCAACACCGATTGGCTTGCGGTTGACGTAGTTGATCTGGCGGCCAGGAACCTTATAAGCATCATCCGCCTGAGCGACGATCAGGTCAGAGAAGAAGCGGAAGTTTTCTGCCGCGCGACGTGCCTGACCAGTGGCCTGGGTAATAGGCAGGCCGGAGTCGAAAGACTCCCAGGATGCCAAGACATCGGCGCGGGATTCGACAACATCAGCAATTTTGTCCAGAACGCGGGCGCGCTCGCGAGGCAGCATGGATGACCATGGGCCGTTTTTGAATGCATCGTTTGCAGCGGCTACGGCCTTGTCAATATCTTCTGGCTTGCCGGATGCAGCCTTGATGTAGGGCTTGTTGGTGACAGGGTCGATGACCTCGAACTCATCACCATCGATGGAAGGAACGAATTCGCCGTTGATGTAGTGAAGAATCTTCTCTGGCAGATCCTGTGGCTTTGCAGCATCGTTATTAGTCATATTGAGCTCCTTTTTCTAGTGTGACGTGGAAACTGTCAGTTTTCTTGGGGGTTTTCGGAATTCAAACGCTGGCGGTAGGTAATCGAAGTTTTCAATCGGTGGTCACGGGCTTGCGACTCGATGTAGAAGGCATCAGCTTGCGCTTCGATGAGTGCTACCAATCTTTCGTGTTCTTCCACTGACTGCTGGGCGCGGTGTGGCACATAGCGAAAAGTGGAAACGCGGAAGTATTCAAGGTTGTCCCATTCATCGAAAAGCAATTGCACCAACCTGGAATTCGTGCACTTGCTAAACAACACCTGGTGAAAAGCTTTATTTAATTGTGTGAACTCGACCGGGTCGAAATCCTGGAGAAGGTCCCGCATCTTTTGGTTAATCGAGCGAGCCTTGGCTAAATCCGAAGATTTCAGCTGCGGGGCAGACAGGGCAGTGGCTCTACCTTCTAATACCGCGATGGTCTCCATCGTTTCGAAGTACACATCTTGGTTGTAAGTAGAAACCCGCGCGCCTACGTTGCGTTCATAGGTGACCAAGCCCTCGGCCTCGAGCTGCCGGATGGCCTCGCGCACCGGGACGACACTGACTTCGAGTGCCTCGGCGATGGTGGAAAGAACCAACCGGTAACCAGGCTCATATTCGCGGGTGCGGATCTTTTCCCGAATCCACGCATAAGCCTGTTCCGCCTTGGAGCGACTAGCCGTTTGTGTTGGCATTCGACTTCGCAACATTCTCAGCTGGGTTCGGCACCGGGTTGGACTCGAGGTACGCCTGGTAGGCCTCCTTGTTCTTGCCCGTTGGTGGGAAAAGCCCATCCAGGCTTTCGCCCTCGGCCACGCGAGCTGCTACCCACTCATCCTCGTGTTCCTTCTTCAAGGCTGCATCCACAACCTCTTCTGCGATATCCCGTGGGATAACAAGAACACCATCATCATCGCCAACGATGATGTCACCAGGCTGTACGGCAACTCCACCGCAGGCAATGGTGATATCGGAATCCCATGGCACGTGCTTGCGGCCGAGAACCGAAGGGTGTGGGCCTTGGCTAAAGACTGGCAGGCCAATGCGCTTTACTTCTTCATAATCGCGCACCGCACCGTCGGTGACCACGCCCGCTGCCTTATTGGCCTGGGCACGCAGCGCCAAGATATCGCCCAAGGTGCCAGCTTCGCGTGCGCTGCGGGCTTCGATGACGATAACTTCATCTTCGCGTACGGAGTCAAAGACTGCCTTTTGCTCATTGAGTCCACCGCCGTGTGCCTTAAATAGGTCTGGGCGGAAAGGAATAAAGCGCAAGGTGCGTGCCACACCGACTAGCTTGGTGTCAGTGGTTTGTGGGAAGACACCTTCGATGAAGCAATCCACGTTGCCACGGTTGCGCAACTGCGCGGATAGACCTGCGGTTGGTGCCGCCTGCAGCTTCGCTTTCAGCTCTGCGGGCAAGCTCTGCTTATCTTCGACCGGTGGTAGTCCTGCGGACTCACGGTCACCGAAAGCGTCTTCACGCTGCTTGTCATCGACATTCGGCAACATGCCCACTGCTGGGTCAAAGGAGGCCTCCACCTCAGTGACCGTGGTCTTCAACCGACCTGAGCTCACGCCACCAGGAACGTCAACTTCAACCTCCACGACATCACCGGGAACAATCACGGTGGAACCAGCTGGAGTACCGGTCAAGATAATATCGCCAGTTTCCAAGGTCATGTGTTGTGAAAGGTCCGCGACAAACTGTGCGAGCGGGAAGATGAGGTCGTCATCAGACGTGCCATCTTCCTGCACAATTTCACCGTTAACCCAGGTGCGCAAACGCAAGCCCTTGGGGTCAATGCTTTGTGCATCGATAAGCTCTGGGCCAATTGGGGTGTAACCATCGCGCGACTTGGAACGGGTATTAGAACCCTTATCCTGCGCACGGTAGTCATATAAGCCAATGTCATT from Corynebacterium ammoniagenes DSM 20306 harbors:
- the hpaE gene encoding 5-carboxymethyl-2-hydroxymuconate semialdehyde dehydrogenase, with the translated sequence MTNNDAAKPQDLPEKILHYINGEFVPSIDGDEFEVIDPVTNKPYIKAASGKPEDIDKAVAAANDAFKNGPWSSMLPRERARVLDKIADVVESRADVLASWESFDSGLPITQATGQARRAAENFRFFSDLIVAQADDAYKVPGRQINYVNRKPIGVAGLITPWNTPFMLESWKLAPAIATGNSVVLKPAEFTPLSAQLWAGIFEEAGLPKGVFNLVNGYGEEGYAGDSLVKHPEVPLISFTGESRTGQIIFGNAAPYLKGLSMELGGKSPAVVFDDADLEAAIDATIFGVFSLNGERCTAGARILVQRGIYDEFVERYAAQAKRVKVGLPSDPKTEVGALVHPEHYEKVTSYIEIGKQEAKLVAGGERPEEFPEGNFVQPTVFVDVDPEARIFQEEIFGPVVAITPFDTDEEALELANNTKYGLAAYIWTSDLKRSHNFAQNVEAGMVWLNSNNVRDLRTPFGGVKASGLGHEGGYRSIDFYTDQQAVHINLGEVHNPVFGKQTD
- a CDS encoding GntR family transcriptional regulator; this translates as MPTQTASRSKAEQAYAWIREKIRTREYEPGYRLVLSTIAEALEVSVVPVREAIRQLEAEGLVTYERNVGARVSTYNQDVYFETMETIAVLEGRATALSAPQLKSSDLAKARSINQKMRDLLQDFDPVEFTQLNKAFHQVLFSKCTNSRLVQLLFDEWDNLEYFRVSTFRYVPHRAQQSVEEHERLVALIEAQADAFYIESQARDHRLKTSITYRQRLNSENPQEN
- a CDS encoding fumarylacetoacetate hydrolase family protein; the protein is MAVPSFLPDNPGKMIAVHVAFESRAAQRGRRPKYPSYFIKATSTLAESGGVVERPAGTELLAFEGEVALVIGKPARNVSLDEAWEHVAYVTASNDIGLYDYRAQDKGSNTRSKSRDGYTPIGPELIDAQSIDPKGLRLRTWVNGEIVQEDGTSDDDLIFPLAQFVADLSQHMTLETGDIILTGTPAGSTVIVPGDVVEVEVDVPGGVSSGRLKTTVTEVEASFDPAVGMLPNVDDKQREDAFGDRESAGLPPVEDKQSLPAELKAKLQAAPTAGLSAQLRNRGNVDCFIEGVFPQTTDTKLVGVARTLRFIPFRPDLFKAHGGGLNEQKAVFDSVREDEVIVIEARSAREAGTLGDILALRAQANKAAGVVTDGAVRDYEEVKRIGLPVFSQGPHPSVLGRKHVPWDSDITIACGGVAVQPGDIIVGDDDGVLVIPRDIAEEVVDAALKKEHEDEWVAARVAEGESLDGLFPPTGKNKEAYQAYLESNPVPNPAENVAKSNANTNG
- the hpaD gene encoding 3,4-dihydroxyphenylacetate 2,3-dioxygenase; protein product: MTEVQAPDILRCAYMEIIVTDLAKSREFYVDTLGLVVTHEDEEALYLRTYEEFIHHNLVLRKGETPAVAAFSYRVRSPEDLDKAVAFYEARGCEVRRNPEGFTRGIGDSVRVVDPMGFPYEFFYDVEHRERLAWAYDAHIPGALVRLDHFNQITPDVPKAVDYMEDLGFRVTEDIRDSEGTVYAAWMRRKPTVHDTAMTGGNGPRMHHIAFATHEKHNIIAICDKLGALRKSDAIERGPGRHGVSNAYYLYLRDPDGHRVEVYTQDYYTGDPDNPAVHWDVHDNQRRDWWGTPVVPSWYTDGSRVLDLDGNIQPLVERSDASEMEKTIGADGFSYTRPEDEEELPEWKQGEYKLGHQL